In Anopheles cruzii chromosome X, idAnoCruzAS_RS32_06, whole genome shotgun sequence, one genomic interval encodes:
- the LOC128277353 gene encoding peroxisome biogenesis factor 10 translates to MSLFHANAGQAEIIRSVQKDQEHIEEIRLALSDLLLMLSQRHWYRYNALCRLVAEILYHHYAIANNLQTLGEEYTGIIQVDSNYVMLPNKALQLLAILLEYGGERLANSALAYLQNEIDRNDELLPSAKGALSQLIDTVRVMVPFVRGFHTSLFYINGGKYHISKRLVGINYVLIRNALKENHSMLGYRVLGYATLVQLVLTLVARYRQYRGESKSTPIMAPAGGQTSVASERTVDASHHQCALCMNTLQNISVTQCGHMFCWQCIFDWVDQRPLCPICRETIKKSRIVRLQNIAVGHRSVAHMQA, encoded by the exons ATGTCGCTTTTCCACGCGAATGCCGGCCAGGCGGAGATTATTCGCAGTGTGCAGAAGGACCAGGAGCACATCGAGGAAATACGGTTGGCGCTCAGCgacctgctgctgatgctaAGCCAGCGCCATTGGTACCGGTACAACGCGCTATGCAGGCTGGTCGCGGAAATACTCTACCACCACTACGCGATTGCGAACAATCTGCAAACACTCGGCGAAGAGTACACTGGGATCATCCAGGTCGATTCGAACTACGTAATGCTGCCGAACAAGGCGCTACAGTTGTTGGCCATACTGTTGGAATACGGCGGCGAACGGTTGGCCAATAGTGCGCTGGCCTACCTGCAGAATGAAATCGACCGGAACGATGAGCTGCTGCCTTCGGCGAAAGGTGCGCTCAGCCAACTCATCGACACGGTGCGTGTGATGGTGCCGTTCGTGCGAGGGTTCCACACCAGCTTGTTCTACATCAACGGCGGGAAGTATCACATTTCCAAGCGGCTAGTGGGGATCAATTAT GTGCTGATACGAAATGCCCTGAAGGAGAACCATTCCATGCTCGGGTACCGCGTGCTGGGCTACGCGACACTGGTACAGCTGGTGCTCACGTTGGTTGCGCGCTATCGACAGTACCGCGGGGAATCGAAAAGCACACCGATCATGGCACCAGCAGGCGGCCAGACTTCGGTAGCGAGCGAACGTACGGTTGATGCGTCACACCACCAGTGTGCCCTGTGTATGAACACCTTGCAAAACATCAGCGTAACCCAGTGTGGGCACATGTTCTGCTGGCAGTGTATCTTCGATTGGGTAGATCAGCGCCCGCTGTGTCCGATATGCCGGGAAACGATCAAAAAGTCACGTATCGTGCGGTTGCAAAATATTGCCGTCGGTCACCGGAGCGTCGCACATATGCAGGCATGA
- the LOC128267298 gene encoding myosin regulatory light chain sqh-like, with the protein MSSRKTAGRRGTTKKRAQRATSNVFAMFDKAQIAEFKEAFNMIDQNRDGFIEKDDLHDMLASLGKNPTEEFLDGMMNEAPGPINFTMFLTLFGERLQGTDPEEVIKNAFGCFDEENSGVMHEDRLRELLTTMGDRFSDEDVDEMFREAPIKDSLFDYIEFTRILKHGAKDMDEQ; encoded by the coding sequence ATGTCTTCCCGTAAAACGGCCGGACGGCGTGGAACGACGAAGAAGCGTGCCCAGCGCGCCACATCCAACGTGTTCGCGATGTTCGATAAGGCGCAAATTGCCGAATTCAAGGAGGCGTTCAACATGATCGACCAGAACCGGGACGGGTTCATTGAGAAGGACGACTTGCACGACATGCTGGCGTCGCTCGGGAAAAACCCGACCGAAGAGTTTCTCGACGGCATGATGAACGAGGCACCGGGGCCGATCAATTTCACCATGTTTCTCACGCTGTTCGGCGAGCGGCTCCAGGGCACGGATCCGGAGGAAGTGATCAAAAACGCGTTCGGTTGCTTCGACGAGGAGAACAGCGGCGTCATGCACGAGGACAGGCTGCGTGAACTGCTGACAACGATGGGAGATCGTTTTTCCGACGAGGACGTCGACGAGATGTTCCGCGAAGCACCGATCAAGGACAGTCTCTTCGACTACATTGAGTTCACCAGAATCCTCAAGCACGGGGCCAAGGACATGGACGAGCAGTAA
- the LOC128276915 gene encoding sushi, von Willebrand factor type A, EGF and pentraxin domain-containing protein 1, translated as MTHRGPSLHLVTVVAVAVVLGLTCLSGVNCQVCGPPAVPANARVHVTKADDGSGGLRSARYECDGGFELFGQETVRCDAAKGWDRELPFCGTNVAFRKPVNQSSATRAGPAGYANDGKPGNQNPDGQECSETQKEVSPWWRVDLLTPEEVRVVRITTRGCCGHQPLQDLEIRVGNSSSDLQRNPLCAWYPGTVDEGSTKSFTCARPLVGQYVTVQLVGVESSLSLCEVEVFSNDEFSADRCAAPALSVDTVVTTFAKTCYEFHITRGESFEKARAICRSNGGDLIHDFRGVTTDYIISELERRKSDLRTQLVWIGAQKEPGITSRTWKWVDGSTVNKPTWGKDQPNNYNGEQNCVVLDGGRNWLWNDVGCNLDYLNYICQHLPLQCGSPDALLNTTVTGRNFSIGATIAYRCPVGHSLIGTEVRTCQQTGAWSGAAPACKYVDCGPLPALEHGSIILSEQRTSYGVVASYSCHENYTLIGNENRTCGSAGWSGQQPKCLVDWCPEPPTIPGGRMQVSGRRAGSTALYACDHGFVLLGEPILSCGLGGNWTGRIPVCRFVDCGMPARPDRGNLLLVNDSTTVGSTVRYFCDDDYWLVGPQELHCTKDGKWSGSAPGCELITCETPHVPPGSYVIGYDYNIHSSIQYHCDPGHIMRGEDTLVCLESGQWSGDAPDCEYVDCGTLTPSPHGSHRYLQNTTYLGSEVLYACSNSHRLAGPARRVCLETGLWSDSAPRCEEIRCAEPTLTPHSFLSVTGNDRMYGRTLIRTALDAASSSGAQTYKVGALAKYRCERGYKIVGEALITCEENGRWSGEIPECVYVDCETPADIVHGKVTLATNATYYGAATLYECGDNYKLDGVSRRLCLEDGTWSHEAPRCTEITCDAANVTDSVLVNYGTRLVGVRAEFSCTKGRYLVGNATRTCLPSGQWSGRSPICKLTDCGRPADIENGRVIVVNESTVYGGSAEYHCVPHFNRIGPYLRKCMHDGKWSGEEPRCELIVNDAQETSSLGTGIAIGAAVIVILLILIGVLFLHRNKARPVKNTENVQGAEHKEDQNAAVMSYSSLENGRHTFDLTNRGGLMTFNTFQSSGGAGNHPPPPSQLTHGGTIHNNNNNNNSTTASNNHHQHRGGGGSPNSNSHSGGGGSENIYDQIPSEQFYDAPYEMRTNEEVYEPEPTGRGNVITINGVSVR; from the exons TGTGTGGGCCTCCGGCGGTGCCAGCCAACGCGCGGGTCCACGTCACGAAGGCGGACGACGGCTCCGGAGGGCTGCGATCGGCACGCTACGAATGCGATGGCGGCTTCGAGCTGTTCGGTCAGGAGACCGTTCGCTGCGACGCGGCGAAAGGCTGGGATCGTGAGTTACCATTCTGCG GAACGAATGTGGCGTTCCGGAAGCCGGTCAACCAATCGTCGGCGacccgggccggaccggctGGGTACGCGAACGACGGCAAACCGGGCAACCAGAACCCGGACGGGCAGGAGTGCTCGGAAACGCAGAAGGAGGTGTCACCGTGGTGGCGCGTCGACCTGCTGACGCCGGAGGAGGTGCGGGTGGTGCGGATCACAAcgcgcggctgctgcggccatCAGCCGCTGCAGGACCTCGAGATACGGGTCGGTAACAGCAGCTCGGATCTGCAGCGGAACCCGCTGTGCGCCTGGTACCCGGGCACGGTGGACGAGGGGAGCACCAAGTCGTTCACGTGCGCCCGGCCGCTGGTCGGCCAGTACGTCACGGTGCAGCTGGTCGGGGTCGAGAGCAGCCTGAGCCTGTGCGAGGTGGAGGTGTTCTCGAACGACGAGTTCTCGGCCGACCGGTGCGCCGCGCCCGCCCTCAGCGTCGACACGGTGGTGACGACGTTCGCGAAGACCTGCTACGAGTTCCACATCACGCGCGGCGAAAGCTTCGAGAAGGCGCGGGCGATCTGCCGCTCCAACG GCGGGGACCTAATACACGACTTCCGGGGCGTTACGACGGACTACATCATCTCCGAGCTGGAGCGCCGCAAGAGTGACCTGCGCACGCAGCTCGTCTGGATCGGTGCCCAGAAGGAACCGGGCATCACCTCACGCACCTGGAAGTGGGTGGACG GCAGCACCGTGAACAAGCCGACATGGGGCAAGGACCAGCCGAACAACTACAACGGCGAGCAAAACTGCGTGGTGCTGGACGGCGGTCGCAACTGGCTGTGGAACGATGTGGGCTGCAACCTGGACTATCTGAACTACATCTGCCAGCACCTGCCGCTGCAGTGCGGGTCGCCCGACGCGCTCCTCAACACGACCGTGACCGGGCGTAACTTCTCGATCGGTGCCACCATTGCGTACCGCTGCCCTGTGGGCCACTCGCTGATCGGAACGGAGGTGCGCACTTGCCAGCAGACCGGTGCCTGGAGCGGTGCGGCCCCTGCCTGCAAAT ACGTTGACTGTGGTCCGCTACCGGCGCTGGAGCACGGCAGCATCATCCTGTCGGAGCAGCGCACCAGCTACGGCGTGGTGGCGTCGTACAGCTGCCACGAGAACTACACGCTGATCGGGAACGAAAACCGGACGTGCGGGTCGGCGGGCTGGTCGGGCCAGCAGCCCAAGTGCCTGGTCGACTGGTGCCCGGAGCCGCCCACGATCCCCGGCGGCCGGATGCAGGTGTcgggccggcgggccggcTCCACCGCGCTGTACGCCTGCGACCACGGGTTCGTCCTGCTCGGCGAACCCATTCTGTCGTGCGGGCTCGGCGGCAACTGGACTGGCCGGATTCCGGTGTGCCGGTTCGTGGACTGCGGCatgccggcccggcccgaccgcgGCAATCTGCTGCTCGTGAACGACTCGACGACGGTCGGGTCGACGGTGCGCTACTTCTGCGACGACGATTACTGGCTCGTCGGTCCGCAGGAGCTCCACTGCACCAAGGACGGCAAGTGGTCCGGCAGTGCTCCGGGCTGCGAAC TAATCACCTGCGAGACACCGCACGTACCGCCGGGCTCGTACGTCATCGGGTACGACTACAACATTCACTCGTCAATCCAGTACCACTGTGACCCGGGCCACATTATGCGGGGCGAGGACACGCTCGTCTGCCTGGAGTCGGGCCAGTGGAGCGGCGACGCGCCGGACTGTGAGTACGTCGACTGTGGGACGCTGACACCGAGCCCGCACGGGTCGCACCGGTACCTCCAGAACACGACCTACCTCGGCTCGGAGGTGCTGTACGCGTGCAGCAACTcgcaccggctggctggcccggcgcggcgcgtctGCCTCGAGACGGGCCTGTGGAGCGACAGTGCGCCCCGCTGCGAGGAGATTCGGTGCGCGGAACCAACGCTTACGCCGCACAGCTTCCTGAGCGTCACCGGCAATGATCGGATGTATGGCCGCACACTGATACGCACCGCGTTGGATGCTGCGTCGTCGAGCGGGGCTCAGACCTACAAGGTGGGCGCCCTGGCCAAGTATCGCTGCGAGCGGGGATACAAGATCGTGGGCGAAGCGTTGATCACCTGCGAGGAGAACGGCCGCTGGAGCGGCGAGATTCCGGAGTGCGTCT ACGTGGACTGTGAGACACCGGCCGACATCGTGCACGGTAAGGTGACGCTGGCGACGAACGCCACGTACTACGGGGCGGCCACCCTGTACGAGTGTGGCGATAACTACAAGCTGGACGGGGTGTCCCGGAGGCTGTGCCTCGAGGATGGCACGTGGAGCCATGAAGCGCCGCGCTGTACGGAGATCACCTGTGATGCGGCCAACGTCACCGACAGCGTACTGGTGAACTACGGGACTCGGCTGGTCGGCGTACGGGCGGAGTTCAGCTGCACCAAGGGCCGCTACCTGGTGGGCAACGCCACCCGCACCTGCCTGCCGAGTGGCCAGTGGTCAGGAAGGAGCCCGATCTGCAAGC TGACCGACTGCGGACGCCCGGCAGACATCGAAAACGGGCGGGTGATCGTGGTGAACGAGTCTACGGTGTACGGCGGCTCGGCCGAGTATCACTGTGTGCCGCACTTTAACCGCATCGGACCGTACCTGCGCAAGTGCATGCACGACGGCAAGTGGAGCGGCGAAGAACCACGATGCGAGC TGATCGTGAACGATGCGCAGGAAACTAGCAGCCTCGGCACGGGAATAGCCATCGGGGCGGCCGTCATTGTCATACTGCTGATCCTGATCGGGGTGCTGTTTCTGCACCGCAACAAGGCGCGTCCCGTGAAAAACACCGAGAACGTGCAGGGGGCGGAACACAAGGAGGACCAGAATGCGGCCGTCATGTCGTACTCGAGCCTCGAGAACGGGCGCCACACGTTCGACCTCACCAACCGGGGCGGCCTGATGACGTTCAACACGTTCCAGTCcagcggcggcgccggcaATCATCCGCCTCCGCCGAGCCAGCTCACGCATGGTGGCAccatccacaacaacaacaacaacaacaacagcaccactGCCAGCAataaccaccaccagcatcgcggtggtggtggtagcccaaacagcaacagtcattcgggcggcggtggcagcgaaaaCATCTACGACCAAATACCGAGCGAGCAGTTCTACGACGCGCCGTACGAGATGCGCACCAACGAGGAGGTGTACGAGCCGGAACCGACCGGTCGGGGCAATGTCATCACCATCAACGGGGTCAGCGTTCGATGA